The genomic stretch atattagggttcttcgtgttcatcagaaaattgatcaccttagagcaaaaataaatgaaattaaatggtaccatcatgttccttgtgaaaaaacgagtaagatagacccttcacttgatcaatttggttcagtttcagagattttcaaattcaaatgggattcatgttcttggcgccatatttttgaaactgaatttggaaatttgattcaaaatataatcaACGCAATGCCTTTgttaatcagaccacgcgcgtggtccagttggttatgcttttgagtggtgagcgtgaggtcgtgggttcaacatccttagggaccaaaaccttttttttacaactatttttctctcatttttcacataacttcatttaattatttaactaaccaaattaatttattttctcttcattttttacacacctcttatttaatatatatattttgacaatatcaaaaaaaatcacaaaaaaagatttatttaatatgtttttaattaggtttaaaatgatacattttaagtgttttttaaatactttaaatattgttttttcatttaattttcaaacctaatcacttgtaaatattttgtgatcaaaccctaatcacttaggtcttaattaagcattaaaacttgttttaaacttaattaagttgatttctttcaaattcaaatcgttttaaaacgagcgatcacaattctttttcaaaaaacgataaaccacttttaattgatcaattgattttcaagacgaagtggggcctctcaaatattagagagtataagacccactctttttttccttttacagtttttctttgtacagaaaactttttcaaaacaatacttttcaaactgtttttaaaacaataaatctcacatctttttttcaaaaactacccaccctgttttatgaaaataaaacaggggcctctcgaatattagagagtgtaagtcccactcctttttcttttttgtacagaaaactttttcaaaacaaataacttttcaaacaactttcaaacagttgtacaaaagcgaaacctcgcgtctgtaaataaaaacgatcaaccatgttttgtaaataaaacacgggcctccatgtaggtataagtcccaagccctttcgtacatacccactcaagtacgtgaaattaggtatttcattgtacgccttttgtacatatctcaatcaatgtgttttttaactttgaataacaaatcaaaaatgaaggtttttctttaaatcttcccaaaaaaaccatgggcctccatgtaggtataagtcccgagcccctttgtaaatacctgtttacatagctttgaataaattcaagtggacctctccccgagtgtgagtcccgagccctgtgtatacaaatggatcatgcttacaggtatatttccttcataaactccattatatacacacactctgtcatatatgtataactgttcatatttgttcatgtacttgtttatgtttgttcgtacttgttcatatgtgtgtttgtgttatatatgcttattcaacttagtacaacactaggttccccatagcctcctattgggcttcgtgcaaagaatctccactagtttaggttaggacatagagtatggtttcccggtgaaatcgctctaagagctcaaaccaactataccatgcctccccttgggctttgtacaaacgagtgaccctcccatagcctcctcttgggcttacaatgcaaggaccctggattgtccctcccatagcctcctcttgggcttacaatgcaaggaccctcggatagcctcctcttgggcttcgtacaaggacccacgggcttcttataagcatccccaatatcccaaacaaataccctaggagattagacatttttcatctctatgctaggagtatctcttatatatcatcacaaacaatcaatcaatcaatcaatcaaacttttttgccacaaggctggctaatcaatcaaactgttttaccaccgtactggatgattaatcaaagtttttgtcacaaggctgacttcattgaaacttttgccacaaggctggctgattaatcaaagtttttgtcacaaggctgacttcattgaaacttttgccacaaggctggttaaacaaaaacatctttatcattctaagcaccctaagtggcatggccccgggcttataatgaaaagattttcaaacaaaaattaaatagatgtatgtgatgatatagattagatacatctagcatttagacgacatttgtctattttcctttgcttccactagcataagtgggaactacgattgctctgactttctcaacatccctttgagaatacgtaggcacaaggtcgatccttggcaagcaaaacaaaacaaaaaaaaccattcaaaccttagcacccgtagaccccgagctacagatgctctgattccctctaggggatatgtatgcagaagatcgcgatgatctttgcgagcataatcaaacaaacaccttaggtcccacctctttctcacaaaaaccttcaccacaacaagaatggaataaaacataacaaagaaacctatagagtactatagatacgttgggtgctaataccttcccttcgtataaccaaccctcttacccaaagatctctcccccccacttttaggttattgcaggttttttccttttcctcctttggaaataataaaaagtttggtcgatacaaaagaaaaatcattttttttgagcactcgagcccaaagaaggcatcaggtgtctcatccacaaaaaagaggaacaaaaacggtttttcgcccgcgacagaaaaatggcgacttcactggggataatctttttattgtttccaaagaaagggttatttctatttgttatgtttttattacatgtgtggttccttggttctgttacttgtgtgattctgttacaagtgatacattatggNNNNNNNNNNNNNNNNNNNNNNNNNNNNNNNNNNNNNNNNNNNNNNNNNNNNNNNNNNNNNNNNNNNNNNNNNNNNNNNNNNNNNNNNNNNNNNNNNNNNGCTAAGCAAGCTAACTTCCGGTATATTATGATTccctttggtttgaaaaatgcatGAGTCACATACCAGAGGATGATGAAtaaattcttaaaaaaataaataagaaaaaattaaaagtatacaTAGATGAAATGATCGTTAAATACAACAAAAAGGTTTACATAATTATCACCTTACCAGTGTATTCTGCAGAGTCCGATGGTATAATATGTGGCTCAGTCTAGAAAGCTCACCTTAGGGGTATGACTAGGCAAGTTGTTGGGTTCTTATCTGATGGAGGATGCATAGAATCGAACCCGGATAAATATGAGGTGGTCATCCGGATGGTGGCACTAATGATAATGAAGGAATTCATGAGGCGGAACGGGATGTTGACATCTTTGAACAGGTTCATTTTGAAATCAGCACAACATGCCCTGTTATTTTACAAATTTTTGAAGAAATAAGAACTTCTCAAATGGTCCCCAAAATGCCAATAAGCACCCACGTACTTAAAGATAAGCCTATCAAATCCATCAATATTATCCTAACCCACCACTAGGGAGTCTCTGTACCTTTATCTGGTTGTGCCTGAGGAAGCCGTCAACAACATTCTCGTAAGAGAACCACACAATTTCCAAACGTAATCGATTATGTGATACAAAAAAGGAAGGTTTTCAAAATGCGCCACCGCTAATTCATTAAGAGATTAAGCTTACGAGACTGATAATCGACTAACCACGGTGGGCTATTCGATTATGCAATGTAAAAATCCCTTCTAGTTGGTTAGAATGAGTCTCTAAACCATTAGCTAGTCCCAAAAACATTTTCttgttgttttaataaaaataagataGGTTTTTCAATCATTCAAAAGTGTGTGTAATTTGTCTCAGTAAATTCAAGGGTTAATCTTATACCTTTAGAGACACAGATCACTCAACATAGATAAGACAAGCTTTCACACCTTCCCTCTTTCATAAATCTAAAACTTCAAGTTCATTGCTGCATTATCTTTAACTTTAGTATTTCGTTGgaaccttgaatcttcttcctTATGAAGCTTGAGATAACTCTTCATGATAGGCATTATCATCAGACACGCTTCTTGATTATAGATCTTAACTGACTCCACCAAACACTACTTAACAATAATTGTTGACAACGACATATGAGATTTGATATCTTGATCTTCAAGCACCACAACTTGATCACCCCGTCAGATGACGACTTCAGCCTatagttttgtcatcatcaaaaccatataGCCTTGATCATCACATCTCATGACATATTGACCTCCAAGCATCATGACTTGATCATCACCACTGATGAAGGTTTCACCTTCAAGTGAAAAATTGTTCAAATCAAATTACAAAACCACCATGCCTCCTCTCTAGGATTTGCTTCATCTCGAGTCTCCTCATGATAACTAACAATCTCCCTATCAATAACCTTCTTCCGTGGATGCATCTTCTGTTGAGGAATCTGAATACTTGAACATAACACCTTAATTTGGTCTTAAGTGTTCTTAAAAGCATCTAAGACTCCCTGGATACCTTCATTGACGACATCCTCACATCCTTCTTCAATGTCGTCACCTTATCCTCATcggtttccttcttcttctgcaaAGCCTTTTCAGTTGCATCAACCCATGAAGAAAACTTATGCTCTGAAGTCTCCGCCTTCTTGAGTGCCTTCTCCATACCATCAAATGACTTCTGCAAACGTGTTACCTTGACAACCAAAGTGAAAGCACTAACATGGATGTTCACTTCCTCTTGGAAACCATACAACTTTTCTAACCCATTTTGTAACCTTTCCACATCCTTCTGATGCGTGATTGCCTTCTCTTGGATCTAGGTCCACTCATTATTAGAAGCTTCATACTTATTTTACCATTGATACCTCTCCGTAGAGGGGTTACAAAAAATAAGTATTTCCCCCCGACTAGCGCCTGCAAGGGTAATTAAGGAAAGCAAAGAGAAATGGGCTAAAAATGGTACTTGATTAAAGAAGCGGAtcaaataaacaataaaattaaaggaAACTTGTGAATAATAGACCCAAACAAGAGGGAAAAATGGCAAAATCAAAAATCACTTGAGCTTAGGAGAAGAATAAAGGGTTTGTGAAGAAATGTAATCTTCAATAATGAGAAGGAACAAAAATTGTTTGAAATACATTTGCAACCTTTATATAATGAAGCTAGATGGGTGAATAAAAAATACAGagtgaaagaaaatgaaagataaaAAAACCAATGGTCCATATTTCAACTAAAAAATATAACAACACTTTAGTGCACTTTAAAACTCTAGGGAAAAGCTACACGCCCTAACCTATGAACCTAGAGCCATAGTGAAGACAATTTTTGAAACATCTCAATGATGTGACTAGCATTTAATGCAGTTTTCCCTAAATCTATTCCACTTCTCAATGCATGATCTTGGATAAAGATAATCGGCCCAGTTCTTTCGAAGACTTCTAGTACATCAAActacaaaaagccttggggggaATTGTTTTGGATCGGCCACATTGTATATAAACCACGACATTACAACGAAAAGGTACGATTTTATTCATAATTAACTATATCCTTATTATTTACAAACTGACTTAAGTGTTTGAGTTATAATCATGTAGACCTATCACATGCAATCACACTAGAGTAACTTGCATCACCACATCAAAAACCACTACTAATGATTCATGTTCTAGAACTGAACAATAAGCAAAGTACATTTCACATTGCACCAAATCCAATTTTTAATGAAAGAACAAAACACTTGGAGATTGATTGCCTTTCAAAAAAACTTGAAGATTTATTGTCACATTGTTAGAGAAAATATGCTAGCTTGAATAATGAAATTGTTATCATGTTCTCACAAGGAGAAATTGGCAGACTTTTCATAAAATCATTGTTGTCTCGGCCTTTTAACATCTTGTTATCCATGTTGATGATGCTTGACATATACCAGCCCTCAACTCTTAGGAGGGTGTTACTAGATGAAACTACGTTTTAGGAACAAGTAATATTAAGGAGAAAGCTGCTTTGTGTCTATTAAGAAAGTTAGGAATTAGTTATAAGTTTTGTTCTAATAGGTGTTTGACCATGATATAATGTATATTAATTATTCCTgctgtcccaaaataagtgtcatagTTGACACTTTCACACATATTTAAGTGCGGTACATATATGGAATGACTGATTTCAAGCTCAGGAAGATTCGACAAGCATTGTTCGACCCCCATCATGCATTGGAATGGAGTCCACCTTCTGTGGGCTGGATGAAATGTAATATGGACGCGGCCTTTAATAAAAACAACGACACTACTAATAGAGGGTGGTGTGTGCGTAACCACCTTAGCCATTTTATTTATGCAGGTGTTGCTTGGGATCCAAGAACTCTTCCCGTCTTTGAAGCTGAAGCCTTGGCACTTAAAGAGGCTATTCTTGGAGCTATATCTTCGCACTTGGAGTTTATGACTTTTGAAAGTGATTCCCAAATAGTGACACAAGATATCCAGTCTAATAGGAAGGATGACTTCAATTTAGTCTTATTATTGAGTTCATTGGTAGTTTATTGTATTCCTTTCCAAACTTTGAGGTGAAGTTTGTTAAGCGTCAAACGAATATGGTTGCTCATTCTCTTGTgagggcggccaattcttgggttcGACGTAGTCTTTCATCTTTGACTCCTCGTTGTATTGAACATCTTTTGATAAATGAATTGCATTAATTTTCCTGtgataaaaaaatgtaataaatgaaAGAGGGACTAAATTATCCTTATTTGTTATTGGTGTATTCTTTTTATCATTAGAGGATATAATTGagaaataaaagttaaaattgcATTGAAAACTAAAAATAACACTTATTTTAAGACAAATAACTGTTacaaatgtgacatttattttgagaatcttgtTTCATAATTTAATTGGAAGTTCTCTCatttctttccattttttttctttcataataAATTGCCACTATGGATTTATTCAATTATCTACATTATTCAAATACACTTCAAGTAATGCTTATATCTATTGAtcacaatttaaatattaaaagacCCATACAAATATTTAGAGTTGTTaatatgggctacccggcccGTTTAGGGTCGGACCTGAGGGGCCTTGGACTTTttagggctgggccaaaaaggccctgtataatatgggctcgagatttactacccgagcccgACCCTATATGGACTTCGGGCTACCCGGGCCTAAAtaggatttttttattttaaaaaattaaaataagaactccataatatttattataaataaaattaaaaattatgttattttaaacataatgcattcttaagtattatattatctcttataaatattataatgtgtttctaaatacaatatatgtctaaattgtataaaataatacttgaatatttattacaagagaaaaactaatataatatgatgaaaaaatgttgattatattgatgtataatatttaaaagaaaaagattgaataaaatagagataaaatttagtgaagtgagaaaaatcaatatgctattttgtagtaagataatataaatattaatatattttttaagaatttataattatgcgggcctaatGAGCTATCCACGGCCCATATgagctagccctaatgggtaacGGGCTTTTTAGGGCTGGATTAAAAAACCCTGAAAATATGGGCTataattttaaggcccaagccctatgatttttcgggcctgACGGACcgacccatatgggctagcccattttgacagctctacaaaTATCACTCAAtcaatgtttaattttataaattaacaaaagatcaataatgtttttaacaacacATTAGTGTAAAGTATGTGTTACAATTAACACTCATATTATAATAAGAGAGGACAACTTCTCTATCCAtcacaaaaaaattgaataatatattttctaccaatcaattaataatatagcattttattatatttaatttaatagatcaaatttttgaaaattttccatACACTTTATTCTTCAATAGGTAAAGGTAAAATCAAATTACTTACTCATTTGAGCGAGAAATAATCTTGAAATACAAATCATACAACTTTATTATATATTTGATCACAACATACTCAAAATGAAATCTTATTCACACATGGGTGACACTTGACAGATACATGACACACACCACTGACACATGATACACTCAGTTTAATTGAACCTACATTCTTTAATATGACAACTTAACCTCAAAatcttaataaataaaaaaagtttcaaagaatttGTAAATAACTTCGAcgtttcaaaatagtataaaattttctttttgaatGAAGGGCTCATGATATAATACCATACATATAAATGTTATCAATGAAATAAAACCATACATATAaatgttattaatttattttcaagttGAAAAGTGTATTCACCCTTAT from Vicia villosa cultivar HV-30 ecotype Madison, WI linkage group LG4, Vvil1.0, whole genome shotgun sequence encodes the following:
- the LOC131596907 gene encoding uncharacterized protein LOC131596907, with translation MTDFKLRKIRQALFDPHHALEWSPPSVGWMKCNMDAAFNKNNDTTNRGWCVRNHLSHFIYAGVAWDPRTLPVFEAEALALKEAILGAISSHLEFMTFESDSQIVTQDIQSNRKDDFNLVLLLSSLVVYCIPFQTLR